The following are encoded together in the Hydractinia symbiolongicarpus strain clone_291-10 chromosome 14, HSymV2.1, whole genome shotgun sequence genome:
- the LOC130624922 gene encoding tubulin monoglycylase TTLL3-like isoform X1 — protein MGKATVHLDQNDCLSTSKQQETKSIKLLSESPAKPKLSFEDQLTFVPTLNPTSLKLAMNNRTSIVQRRKKEKHQKINSCFLFQPKVSDGSNKIAAKLKIGFWERQNIHMQRQKQMIEQGPSTVHPNLRHSPVQTKDIEGVTRDVKSSDNLKQIMIKEKIKEEGRKKQKMSKSFDSAELYRSKRTKSNMAPSLKEPSATKPSEVAQCKERHQELSNNTFCPTAPPRESERKHQNTIVKNNVFPDLKSSGKDQSKLKENSQRLSDEMLAKRRVRSFTFPQRTEELDAKHQHMLNMKKISTEAVKNKKVFVCNGPYATLRAALRRRGWIEKKFKQDEMLKLDNKIEESQTSENIQENSFLCDGQYGIMSRMVRNSKPSFIWTLRNDEIRHQYLDKDQIVNHYSSAGSFTTKSGLCSSLKNVHHFVETDSLAFFPRCYRLCCLEEQEGFIQDFRITAITSVLKIVILNKEMWREMETNKDEEEKNSLSGESEKRKNTKKVKFLPSSVMLLVMKECHKFLDLKQHLRIEEDYVQDDQDMDEINWRRIVKHYYEIAHQGAVVTDAWLHAEECENVVKQMEKYCPQITIDGCQNLWILKPGAKSRGRGIEIKNRLDEILNVVGNISNKENKWVIQKYIERPFLVYRTKFDIRQWFLVTDWNPLMLWFYQDSYIRCVPCLSMLLASCFCCFCSAGIDRSIHSCILSFIYSLIPRFCGQEFTLDNLDAQFHLSNNSIQKHYEVGERSEYLPDFNMWTSEEFKMHLLKRGYESAWEEVIYPGMKNAIIAVLQSCQDSLEYRKNAFELYGADFMLSEDLQPWLIEINSSPALGASTPVTEILCRNVIEDTLKVVLDRRENKLCDTGRFELAFKRPYVVIPSYMGCTIAVEGTSLKNVNRTRIKPMETRVKPDDSAMSITATKEGNLVKKSLAEPKKNDVKTQRGTSKSTFSSKDLGSLVDVQPLLNAENAKEKQFSQTSGEMKCFSPSKLNIVIQELKSEADQVNMKYHNVTVAELFQTKTGEDKNIGIEMLNPVKLHSRCCSHCSETDEVSMDLPVHKIESYDIKKLKTPFLMQDIKGRMEKKKPCGKNTKQYGILAARDITGIKIKDNYAPVIVNRYDKSRVQDIYVKAGCNIQVKDAG, from the exons ATGGGAAAAGCTACTGTACATCTTGACCAAAATGATTGTCTATCAACAAGTAAACAACAGGAGACAAAGTCCATCAAACTTCTATCAG AAAGTCCAGCAAAACCGAAGCTTAGTTTTGAAGATCAGTTGACGTTTGTGCCTACATTGAACCCAACAAGTCTAAAGCTTGCAATGAACAATCGAACTTCAATTgtacaaagaagaaaaaaagaaaaacatcaaaaaatcaactcctgttttttatttcaacctAAAGTTAGTGACGGAAGCAATAAAATTGCAGCCAAATTAAAAATTGGATTCTGGGAAAGACAAAACATTCACATGCAGCGTCAGAAGCAGATG attgAACAAGGACCAAGTACAGTACATCCAAACCTCCGTCATTCACCTGTACAAACCAAAGACATAGAAGGTGTGACCAGGGATGTGAAAAGTTCAGATAATCTTAAACAAATTATGATTAAAGAGAAAATTAAAGAAGagggaagaaaaaaacaaaaaatgtcgaAAAGTTTTGACTCTGCAGAGCTTTACAGatcaaaaagaacaaaaagtaaTATGGCGCCCTCTTTGAAAGAACCATCTGCTACAAAACCTTCAGAAGTTGCACAATGCAAAGAAAGGCATCAAGAATTATCAAATAATACATTCTGCCCAACTGCACCGCCTAGGGAATCAGAGAGAAAACATCAAAACACAAtagttaaaaacaatgtttttccaGACTTAAAAAGTTCAGGTAAAGATCAATCAAAATTAAAGGAAAATTCTCAGCGTCTGAGTGATGAGATGTTGGCTAAGCGTCGTGTCCGTAGCTTTACTTTCCCTCAACGAACGGAAGAATTGGACGCTAAGCATCAACATATGTTGAACATGAAGAAAATTTCCACTGAGGCTGTAAAG AACAAAAAAGTATTCGTCTGCAATGGTCCGTATGCCACATTGCGAGCAGCCCTGCGAAGGCGTGGTTGGATTGAGAAAAAATTTAAGCAAGACGAAATGCTTAAACTGGACAACAAAATTGAAGAAAGCCAAACCAGTGAGAATATTCAGGAAAACAGCTTTTTGTGTGATGGCCAGTACGGTATAATGTCACGAATGGTAAGAAACTCGAAACCTTCTTTTATATGGACACTACGCAACGATGAAATTCGTCATCAGTATTTAGATAAAGATCAAATTGTGAACCATTACTCGTCTGCCGGTTCTTTTACAACAAAATCCGGTCTGTGCTCTAGTCTGAAAAACGTGCATCACTTTGTTGAGACGGATTCTCTCGCGTTTTTTCCTCGATGTTATCGATTATGTTGCTTAGAAGAACAAGAGGGTTTCATACAAGACTTTCGTATAACAGCGATTACAagcgttttaaaaattgttattttaaacaaagagATGTGGAGGGAAATGGAAACAAATaaagatgaagaagaaaaaaattctttaagcG GTGAGAGCGAAAAGAGGAAGAATACAAAAAAGGTGAAGTTTCTACCATCAAGTGTCATGCTACTTGTGATGAAGGAGTGTCACAAATTCCTCGATTTAAAACAACACCTGCGAATAGAAGAAGACTACGTACAGGATGATCAAGACATGGATGAAATTAATTGGAGAAGAATAGTTAAACATTACTACGAAATAGCACA CCAAGGTGCTGTGGTAACTGACGCCTGGTTACACGCTGAAGAATGTGAAAATGTTGTAAAACAGATGGAAAAATATTGCCCTCAAATTACCATTGATGGATGCCAAAATTTATGGATTTTAAAGCCTGGTGCCAAATCACGTGGAAGAGGGATTGAGATAAAAAACCGATTGGATGAAATCTTAAATGTGGTTGGTAATATAtcgaataaagaaaataaatgggTGATTCAAAAGTACATAG AACGTCCGTTTCTCGTGTATCGAACAAAATTTGATATTCGACAATGGTTTCTCGTCACGGATTGGAACCCATTGATGTTGTGGTTTTATCAAGACAGTTACATCAGGTGTGTCCCCTGTTTGTCTATGTTGCTAGCCTCCTGTTTTTGTTGCTTCTGTTCTGCTGGAATCGATCGAtctattcattcatgcattctttcatttatttattcgcTCATTCCCAGATTCTGTGGCCAAGAATTTACTTTGGACAACCTCGATGCGCAATTTCATCTCTCCAACAATTCAATACAAAAACATTATGAAGTGGGAGAAAGATCGGAATATTTACCAGATTTTAACATGTGGACCAGTGAAGAATTTAAAATGCATCTGCTGAAAAGAG GGTACGAGTCAGCTTGGGAGGAAGTTATCTATCCTGGTATGAAAAATGCCATCATAGCAGTGTTGCAGTCGTGTCAAGACTCATTAGAGTATCGAAAAAACGCGTTCGAATTGTACGGAGCCGATTTCATGTTAAGCGAAGATTTACAACCATGGTTGATCGAAATCAACTCCAGCCCAGCATTGGGAGCTAGCACGCCGGTAACCGAAATTTTGTGTCGTAATGTTATAGAGGATACGTTGAAAGTTGTTCTCGATCGGCGTGAGAATAAGTTATGTGATACTGGTAGATTCGAACTTGCGTTTAAACGCCCCTATGTTGTAATACCGAGTTATATGGGTTGCACTATAGCAGTTGAAGGAACATCTTTAAAGAACGTTAACAGAACTAGAATAAAACCAATGGAAACAAGAGTCAAACCAGATGACAGCGCCATGTCAATAACAGCCACAAAGGAAGGAAATCTTGTCAAAAAAAGTTTGGCAGAGCCTAAAAAGAATGATGTAAAAACTCAAAGAGGCACATCAAAATCCACGTTTTCGAGTAAAGACCTGGGGTCATTAGTTGATGTGCAACCATTATTAAACGCAGAGAATGCGAAAGAAAAGCAGTTTTCTCAAACATCTGGTGAAATGAAATGTTTCTCACCCAGTAAACTTAATATTGTCATCCAAGAATTAAAAAGCGAGGCAGATCAAGTCAATATGAAATATCACAACGTTACGGTCGCCGAATTATTTCAAACTAAGACAGGCGAAGATAAAAATATAGGTATCGAAATGTTAAATCCAGTGAAACTTCATTCGAGATGTTGTAGTCACTGCAGCGAAACCGATGAAGTAAGCATGGACCTGCCTGTACATAAAATAGAATCGTACGacataaaaaaactaaagacTCCTTTTCTAATGCAAGATATAAAAGGAAGAATGGAGAAAAAGAAGCCTTGCGGAAAGAACACCAAACAATATGGTATTTTAGCTGCGAGAGATATTACTGGAATCAAAATAAAAGACAATTATGCGCCAGTTATTGTAAATCGCTATGACAAAAGTAGAGTGCAAGATATTTATGTGAAAGCAGGTTGTAATATACAGGTAAAAGATGCAGGATAA
- the LOC130624922 gene encoding tubulin tyrosine ligase 3-like isoform X2, translated as MGKATVHLDQNDCLSTSKQQETKSIKLLSESPAKPKLSFEDQLTFVPTLNPTSLKLAMNNRTSIVQRRKKEKHQKINSCFLFQPKVSDGSNKIAAKLKIGFWERQNIHMQRQKQMIEQGPSTVHPNLRHSPVQTKDIEGVTRDVKSSDNLKQIMIKEKIKEEGRKKQKMSKSFDSAELYRSKRTKSNMAPSLKEPSATKPSEVAQCKERHQELSNNTFCPTAPPRESERKHQNTIVKNNVFPDLKSSGKDQSKLKENSQRLSDEMLAKRRVRSFTFPQRTEELDAKHQHMLNMKKISTEAVKNKKVFVCNGPYATLRAALRRRGWIEKKFKQDEMLKLDNKIEESQTSENIQENSFLCDGQYGIMSRMVRNSKPSFIWTLRNDEIRHQYLDKDQIVNHYSSAGSFTTKSGLCSSLKNVHHFVETDSLAFFPRCYRLCCLEEQEGFIQDFRITAITSVLKIVILNKEMWREMETNKDEEEKNSLSGESEKRKNTKKVKFLPSSVMLLVMKECHKFLDLKQHLRIEEDYVQDDQDMDEINWRRIVKHYYEIAHQGAVVTDAWLHAEECENVVKQMEKYCPQITIDGCQNLWILKPGAKSRGRGIEIKNRLDEILNVVGNISNKENKWVIQKYIERPFLVYRTKFDIRQWFLVTDWNPLMLWFYQDSYIRFCGQEFTLDNLDAQFHLSNNSIQKHYEVGERSEYLPDFNMWTSEEFKMHLLKRGYESAWEEVIYPGMKNAIIAVLQSCQDSLEYRKNAFELYGADFMLSEDLQPWLIEINSSPALGASTPVTEILCRNVIEDTLKVVLDRRENKLCDTGRFELAFKRPYVVIPSYMGCTIAVEGTSLKNVNRTRIKPMETRVKPDDSAMSITATKEGNLVKKSLAEPKKNDVKTQRGTSKSTFSSKDLGSLVDVQPLLNAENAKEKQFSQTSGEMKCFSPSKLNIVIQELKSEADQVNMKYHNVTVAELFQTKTGEDKNIGIEMLNPVKLHSRCCSHCSETDEVSMDLPVHKIESYDIKKLKTPFLMQDIKGRMEKKKPCGKNTKQYGILAARDITGIKIKDNYAPVIVNRYDKSRVQDIYVKAGCNIQVKDAG; from the exons ATGGGAAAAGCTACTGTACATCTTGACCAAAATGATTGTCTATCAACAAGTAAACAACAGGAGACAAAGTCCATCAAACTTCTATCAG AAAGTCCAGCAAAACCGAAGCTTAGTTTTGAAGATCAGTTGACGTTTGTGCCTACATTGAACCCAACAAGTCTAAAGCTTGCAATGAACAATCGAACTTCAATTgtacaaagaagaaaaaaagaaaaacatcaaaaaatcaactcctgttttttatttcaacctAAAGTTAGTGACGGAAGCAATAAAATTGCAGCCAAATTAAAAATTGGATTCTGGGAAAGACAAAACATTCACATGCAGCGTCAGAAGCAGATG attgAACAAGGACCAAGTACAGTACATCCAAACCTCCGTCATTCACCTGTACAAACCAAAGACATAGAAGGTGTGACCAGGGATGTGAAAAGTTCAGATAATCTTAAACAAATTATGATTAAAGAGAAAATTAAAGAAGagggaagaaaaaaacaaaaaatgtcgaAAAGTTTTGACTCTGCAGAGCTTTACAGatcaaaaagaacaaaaagtaaTATGGCGCCCTCTTTGAAAGAACCATCTGCTACAAAACCTTCAGAAGTTGCACAATGCAAAGAAAGGCATCAAGAATTATCAAATAATACATTCTGCCCAACTGCACCGCCTAGGGAATCAGAGAGAAAACATCAAAACACAAtagttaaaaacaatgtttttccaGACTTAAAAAGTTCAGGTAAAGATCAATCAAAATTAAAGGAAAATTCTCAGCGTCTGAGTGATGAGATGTTGGCTAAGCGTCGTGTCCGTAGCTTTACTTTCCCTCAACGAACGGAAGAATTGGACGCTAAGCATCAACATATGTTGAACATGAAGAAAATTTCCACTGAGGCTGTAAAG AACAAAAAAGTATTCGTCTGCAATGGTCCGTATGCCACATTGCGAGCAGCCCTGCGAAGGCGTGGTTGGATTGAGAAAAAATTTAAGCAAGACGAAATGCTTAAACTGGACAACAAAATTGAAGAAAGCCAAACCAGTGAGAATATTCAGGAAAACAGCTTTTTGTGTGATGGCCAGTACGGTATAATGTCACGAATGGTAAGAAACTCGAAACCTTCTTTTATATGGACACTACGCAACGATGAAATTCGTCATCAGTATTTAGATAAAGATCAAATTGTGAACCATTACTCGTCTGCCGGTTCTTTTACAACAAAATCCGGTCTGTGCTCTAGTCTGAAAAACGTGCATCACTTTGTTGAGACGGATTCTCTCGCGTTTTTTCCTCGATGTTATCGATTATGTTGCTTAGAAGAACAAGAGGGTTTCATACAAGACTTTCGTATAACAGCGATTACAagcgttttaaaaattgttattttaaacaaagagATGTGGAGGGAAATGGAAACAAATaaagatgaagaagaaaaaaattctttaagcG GTGAGAGCGAAAAGAGGAAGAATACAAAAAAGGTGAAGTTTCTACCATCAAGTGTCATGCTACTTGTGATGAAGGAGTGTCACAAATTCCTCGATTTAAAACAACACCTGCGAATAGAAGAAGACTACGTACAGGATGATCAAGACATGGATGAAATTAATTGGAGAAGAATAGTTAAACATTACTACGAAATAGCACA CCAAGGTGCTGTGGTAACTGACGCCTGGTTACACGCTGAAGAATGTGAAAATGTTGTAAAACAGATGGAAAAATATTGCCCTCAAATTACCATTGATGGATGCCAAAATTTATGGATTTTAAAGCCTGGTGCCAAATCACGTGGAAGAGGGATTGAGATAAAAAACCGATTGGATGAAATCTTAAATGTGGTTGGTAATATAtcgaataaagaaaataaatgggTGATTCAAAAGTACATAG AACGTCCGTTTCTCGTGTATCGAACAAAATTTGATATTCGACAATGGTTTCTCGTCACGGATTGGAACCCATTGATGTTGTGGTTTTATCAAGACAGTTACATCAG ATTCTGTGGCCAAGAATTTACTTTGGACAACCTCGATGCGCAATTTCATCTCTCCAACAATTCAATACAAAAACATTATGAAGTGGGAGAAAGATCGGAATATTTACCAGATTTTAACATGTGGACCAGTGAAGAATTTAAAATGCATCTGCTGAAAAGAG GGTACGAGTCAGCTTGGGAGGAAGTTATCTATCCTGGTATGAAAAATGCCATCATAGCAGTGTTGCAGTCGTGTCAAGACTCATTAGAGTATCGAAAAAACGCGTTCGAATTGTACGGAGCCGATTTCATGTTAAGCGAAGATTTACAACCATGGTTGATCGAAATCAACTCCAGCCCAGCATTGGGAGCTAGCACGCCGGTAACCGAAATTTTGTGTCGTAATGTTATAGAGGATACGTTGAAAGTTGTTCTCGATCGGCGTGAGAATAAGTTATGTGATACTGGTAGATTCGAACTTGCGTTTAAACGCCCCTATGTTGTAATACCGAGTTATATGGGTTGCACTATAGCAGTTGAAGGAACATCTTTAAAGAACGTTAACAGAACTAGAATAAAACCAATGGAAACAAGAGTCAAACCAGATGACAGCGCCATGTCAATAACAGCCACAAAGGAAGGAAATCTTGTCAAAAAAAGTTTGGCAGAGCCTAAAAAGAATGATGTAAAAACTCAAAGAGGCACATCAAAATCCACGTTTTCGAGTAAAGACCTGGGGTCATTAGTTGATGTGCAACCATTATTAAACGCAGAGAATGCGAAAGAAAAGCAGTTTTCTCAAACATCTGGTGAAATGAAATGTTTCTCACCCAGTAAACTTAATATTGTCATCCAAGAATTAAAAAGCGAGGCAGATCAAGTCAATATGAAATATCACAACGTTACGGTCGCCGAATTATTTCAAACTAAGACAGGCGAAGATAAAAATATAGGTATCGAAATGTTAAATCCAGTGAAACTTCATTCGAGATGTTGTAGTCACTGCAGCGAAACCGATGAAGTAAGCATGGACCTGCCTGTACATAAAATAGAATCGTACGacataaaaaaactaaagacTCCTTTTCTAATGCAAGATATAAAAGGAAGAATGGAGAAAAAGAAGCCTTGCGGAAAGAACACCAAACAATATGGTATTTTAGCTGCGAGAGATATTACTGGAATCAAAATAAAAGACAATTATGCGCCAGTTATTGTAAATCGCTATGACAAAAGTAGAGTGCAAGATATTTATGTGAAAGCAGGTTGTAATATACAGGTAAAAGATGCAGGATAA